In a genomic window of Erigeron canadensis isolate Cc75 chromosome 5, C_canadensis_v1, whole genome shotgun sequence:
- the LOC122600078 gene encoding serine/arginine-rich splicing factor SR45 isoform X1 has product MAKPGPRGRPSRSGSVSSGSRSRSRSRSISSSSRSSSRSRSYSSSSRSASSRSRSPPPKKSSGDGAKRGRSPVPQSKKASPPPRKASPVPESLVLHIGQLTRNVNENHLKEIFGNFGEVVHVRLAMDHIVNLPKGSGYVEFKVRADAEKAQLYMDGAQIDGKVVQAKFTLPERKRVSPPPKPLPTVSRRDVARNDNAGKNDNAGIDAEKDEPRRVAAGSPRRRPPSPLRRRSPVARRGSPRRDLESPPRRRVDSPPRRRPESPYRRGGSPPPRRRPASPPRGRSPSPPGRRYNRSPPRGPIRRRSPPPRRRSPGRARSPPPRRSSLSRRRSRSPPIRRPGRSRSRSISPRRARPPVGRRGRSSSYSDSPSPRKVPRKVSRSRSPKRPLRRRSSSSNSSSSSSLPPPPPPPPRKP; this is encoded by the exons atGGCGAAACCAGGCCCCCGTGGTCGCCCCTCCAGGTCCGGCTCCGTCTCATCCGGCTCACGCTCACGCTCTCGCTCCCGATCAATCTCCAGCTCATCCCGCTCATCTTCTCGGTCCAGATCTTACTCTTCTTCTTCTCGCAGTGCCAGTTCTCGCAGCCGCAGTCCCCCTCCTAAAAAAAG TTCTGGTGATGGAGCGAAACGAGGCCGTTCTCCCGTGCCGCAATCGAAAAAGGCGTCGCCTCCTCCAAG GAAAGCTTCTCCAGTGCCCGAGTCACTTGTTCTTCACATTGGTCAGCTCACTCGGAATGTgaatgaaaatcatttgaaagaaATTTTTG GAAACTTTGGTGAAGTTGTACATGTACGATTGGCTATGGATCACATT GTTAACCTTCCAAAAGGCTCTGGATATGTTGAGTTTAAGGTCCGAGCTGATGCAGAAAAAGCGCAATTATACATGGATGGG GCCCAGATTGATGGGAAGGTTGTTCAAGCCAAGTTTACTTTGCCTGAAAGGAAGAGGGTATCACCACCTCCCAAGCCATTGCCCACTGTTTCAAGGAGAGATGTAGCTAGAAATGATAATGCAGGTAAAAATGATAATGCAGGTATTGATGCTGAAAAAGATGAACCAAGGCGTGTAGCAGCTG GGTCTCCTCGCCGCAGACCTCCATCTCCATTACGCCGCCGGTCTCCTGTAGCTCGCAGAGGGTCTCCTAGGAGAGATCTGGAATCTCCTCCCCGCCGTCGTGTAGACTCCCCTCCTAGAAGACGGCCAGAATCTCCTTACCGTCGTGGGGGTTCGCCACCTCCTCGAAGGCGGCCTGCATCACCTCCAAGAGGCCGCTCACCTTCTCCTCCTGGAAGACGTTATAATAGATCACCTCCTAG GGGTCCAATTCGAAGGCGTTCACCCCCACCAAGACGCcg TTCACCTGGACGAGCAAGGAGTCCTCCTCCCAGAAGATCTTCGTTGAGTCGCCGACGTAGTCGCTCACCACCTATCAGAAGGCCTGGCCGTTCACGTTCTAGATCAATCTCACCAAGAAG GGCACGACCTCCTGTTGGTAGGCGTGGTAGGTCATCATCTTACTCAGATTCACCAAGTCCACGAAAG GTGCCAAGGAAGGTATCAAGAAGTCGCAGTCCTAAAAG GCCCCTAAGAAGaagaagcagcagcagcaacagcagcagtagcagctcactaccacctccacctcctcctcctccccGTAAACCTTGA
- the LOC122600078 gene encoding serine/arginine-rich splicing factor SR45 isoform X2 encodes MAKPGPRGRPSRSGSVSSGSRSRSRSRSISSSSRSSSRSRSYSSSSRSASSRSRSPPPKKSSGDGAKRGRSPVPQSKKASPPPRKASPVPESLVLHIGQLTRNVNENHLKEIFGNFGEVVHVRLAMDHIVNLPKGSGYVEFKVRADAEKAQLYMDGAQIDGKVVQAKFTLPERKRVSPPPKPLPTVSRRDVARNDNAGKNDNAGSPRRRPPSPLRRRSPVARRGSPRRDLESPPRRRVDSPPRRRPESPYRRGGSPPPRRRPASPPRGRSPSPPGRRYNRSPPRGPIRRRSPPPRRRSPGRARSPPPRRSSLSRRRSRSPPIRRPGRSRSRSISPRRARPPVGRRGRSSSYSDSPSPRKVPRKVSRSRSPKRPLRRRSSSSNSSSSSSLPPPPPPPPRKP; translated from the exons atGGCGAAACCAGGCCCCCGTGGTCGCCCCTCCAGGTCCGGCTCCGTCTCATCCGGCTCACGCTCACGCTCTCGCTCCCGATCAATCTCCAGCTCATCCCGCTCATCTTCTCGGTCCAGATCTTACTCTTCTTCTTCTCGCAGTGCCAGTTCTCGCAGCCGCAGTCCCCCTCCTAAAAAAAG TTCTGGTGATGGAGCGAAACGAGGCCGTTCTCCCGTGCCGCAATCGAAAAAGGCGTCGCCTCCTCCAAG GAAAGCTTCTCCAGTGCCCGAGTCACTTGTTCTTCACATTGGTCAGCTCACTCGGAATGTgaatgaaaatcatttgaaagaaATTTTTG GAAACTTTGGTGAAGTTGTACATGTACGATTGGCTATGGATCACATT GTTAACCTTCCAAAAGGCTCTGGATATGTTGAGTTTAAGGTCCGAGCTGATGCAGAAAAAGCGCAATTATACATGGATGGG GCCCAGATTGATGGGAAGGTTGTTCAAGCCAAGTTTACTTTGCCTGAAAGGAAGAGGGTATCACCACCTCCCAAGCCATTGCCCACTGTTTCAAGGAGAGATGTAGCTAGAAATGATAATGCAGGTAAAAATGATAATGCAG GGTCTCCTCGCCGCAGACCTCCATCTCCATTACGCCGCCGGTCTCCTGTAGCTCGCAGAGGGTCTCCTAGGAGAGATCTGGAATCTCCTCCCCGCCGTCGTGTAGACTCCCCTCCTAGAAGACGGCCAGAATCTCCTTACCGTCGTGGGGGTTCGCCACCTCCTCGAAGGCGGCCTGCATCACCTCCAAGAGGCCGCTCACCTTCTCCTCCTGGAAGACGTTATAATAGATCACCTCCTAG GGGTCCAATTCGAAGGCGTTCACCCCCACCAAGACGCcg TTCACCTGGACGAGCAAGGAGTCCTCCTCCCAGAAGATCTTCGTTGAGTCGCCGACGTAGTCGCTCACCACCTATCAGAAGGCCTGGCCGTTCACGTTCTAGATCAATCTCACCAAGAAG GGCACGACCTCCTGTTGGTAGGCGTGGTAGGTCATCATCTTACTCAGATTCACCAAGTCCACGAAAG GTGCCAAGGAAGGTATCAAGAAGTCGCAGTCCTAAAAG GCCCCTAAGAAGaagaagcagcagcagcaacagcagcagtagcagctcactaccacctccacctcctcctcctccccGTAAACCTTGA
- the LOC122600078 gene encoding serine/arginine-rich splicing factor SR45 isoform X3 yields MAKPGPRGRPSRSGSVSSGSRSRSRSRSISSSSRSSSRSRSYSSSSRSASSRSRSPPPKKSSGDGAKRGRSPVPQSKKASPPPRKASPVPESLVLHIGQLTRNVNENHLKEIFGNFGEVVHVRLAMDHIVNLPKGSGYVEFKVRADAEKAQLYMDGAQIDGKVVQAKFTLPERKRVSPPPKPLPTVSRRDVARNDNAGSPRRRPPSPLRRRSPVARRGSPRRDLESPPRRRVDSPPRRRPESPYRRGGSPPPRRRPASPPRGRSPSPPGRRYNRSPPRGPIRRRSPPPRRRSPGRARSPPPRRSSLSRRRSRSPPIRRPGRSRSRSISPRRARPPVGRRGRSSSYSDSPSPRKVPRKVSRSRSPKRPLRRRSSSSNSSSSSSLPPPPPPPPRKP; encoded by the exons atGGCGAAACCAGGCCCCCGTGGTCGCCCCTCCAGGTCCGGCTCCGTCTCATCCGGCTCACGCTCACGCTCTCGCTCCCGATCAATCTCCAGCTCATCCCGCTCATCTTCTCGGTCCAGATCTTACTCTTCTTCTTCTCGCAGTGCCAGTTCTCGCAGCCGCAGTCCCCCTCCTAAAAAAAG TTCTGGTGATGGAGCGAAACGAGGCCGTTCTCCCGTGCCGCAATCGAAAAAGGCGTCGCCTCCTCCAAG GAAAGCTTCTCCAGTGCCCGAGTCACTTGTTCTTCACATTGGTCAGCTCACTCGGAATGTgaatgaaaatcatttgaaagaaATTTTTG GAAACTTTGGTGAAGTTGTACATGTACGATTGGCTATGGATCACATT GTTAACCTTCCAAAAGGCTCTGGATATGTTGAGTTTAAGGTCCGAGCTGATGCAGAAAAAGCGCAATTATACATGGATGGG GCCCAGATTGATGGGAAGGTTGTTCAAGCCAAGTTTACTTTGCCTGAAAGGAAGAGGGTATCACCACCTCCCAAGCCATTGCCCACTGTTTCAAGGAGAGATGTAGCTAGAAATGATAATGCAG GGTCTCCTCGCCGCAGACCTCCATCTCCATTACGCCGCCGGTCTCCTGTAGCTCGCAGAGGGTCTCCTAGGAGAGATCTGGAATCTCCTCCCCGCCGTCGTGTAGACTCCCCTCCTAGAAGACGGCCAGAATCTCCTTACCGTCGTGGGGGTTCGCCACCTCCTCGAAGGCGGCCTGCATCACCTCCAAGAGGCCGCTCACCTTCTCCTCCTGGAAGACGTTATAATAGATCACCTCCTAG GGGTCCAATTCGAAGGCGTTCACCCCCACCAAGACGCcg TTCACCTGGACGAGCAAGGAGTCCTCCTCCCAGAAGATCTTCGTTGAGTCGCCGACGTAGTCGCTCACCACCTATCAGAAGGCCTGGCCGTTCACGTTCTAGATCAATCTCACCAAGAAG GGCACGACCTCCTGTTGGTAGGCGTGGTAGGTCATCATCTTACTCAGATTCACCAAGTCCACGAAAG GTGCCAAGGAAGGTATCAAGAAGTCGCAGTCCTAAAAG GCCCCTAAGAAGaagaagcagcagcagcaacagcagcagtagcagctcactaccacctccacctcctcctcctccccGTAAACCTTGA